The stretch of DNA GCGATGAAAGCGATTTGCCCGGATTGTGCCGACGTTCTCAATAAGATTGAGGCGGCGGCCCGCGCGCTGAATGTTGCTGGTCGTATCCAGCCTTGTCAAACAGGCAATGAGATTGCGAAGGCATTGTCCGGAGATGAAAGTGCTCAGAATCGTCTCGCGAGTCGCTATGGCGACGCGTGGCAGAAAATGAAAGAAGCCGGAGCCTCTATCGGCGATGTCTTCGAAGATCGGGATACGACCGCTACCCAGACTACGCAACAAGCGACCACGGCGATGAAGGGCACGACCTATGACGTGACCGGAAATCTTGTTTGGGATGTTCTGGGTCTTGCTGGTGCGGACGACATGACAAGGCGATTGATTATGTCAGCAACCGGTACGGTTATTGTCGATGATACGGGCGATGTCCAAACCCGTGAACCAACCCTCACCTTTGAACAACTGGTCGACACTGATACTGGGGATACGGTCAGAGTGTTCGATTGTGGCGGGACACCGGAATGCCTTACCCCTACCGTGGTGGGCGATACCACGGTCCAAGGATTTCACAATCGTGTCTATGACGCCCTCACGAACATCGTCACGGCGATTCAAGCTGGAACTGCTCTGGCGGCCGCGGATATTACCTTGATCAACATGTCGCCTGCGCCGATGTATCGGATGATCTCTGAGTATGGGCGGGATCCTCAGATGGCGGATCAAATTGTTCGCCTCAGTGCAGAAATGATTGCAGCGGATATGGCCTATCAATGGATGCGATGGGCGGGGCAAGAAGTGAGTCGCAATGTTGATGGGATGAAGAAGCAGAAACCGGAATTCCCTGGCGATATTGCCAAGTTCAAAACGGAACTGCGTGCTCGTTTGCAGTTGGCGTCGACCGATCTCGCGAAGCGGGCCGGGATGCTGAACAACCTGAATCAGCTCATGCAGTTGGTCAAGACCGAGGGTCAGCTGAAGTCTCGGAAGTAGTGGTGTCAAGGCCGCGCCGATCAGTCACTTTGACGATGAGGTAGTCCGGTGTGGGATCTTTATACATATGGCAACGGTGACGTGATTAGCCAGGTCATGCTTGGTCTTCGGATCATGATGACCACCGGTCGTTTTGAGAGTCTCTTTCACCTTGCCCTCCTGGGCTTCGTGCTGTTCGGACTGGTCTACTATGCCTTCAATCGCCGCGCTCCTATGCTGCCCCTGTTTTTGGGAGCGATCATTATTCTGTATGCGAGTGTGCGGATCACGGTTGATGTCTCGGTCATGGACCAAGTCAACCCTGATGTGGCAGACGTCGTTGTCACGGGTGTTCCCATCGCCGTGGCCTTGCCGGCGTATGTTACCGGACAAGTCGGGTTCTTTGTCACCCAGTTGGTTGAAGCATCGTTTGCGATTCCTGTTCAATACACTCAGGGGCAATCGACGTACAATCGTCCTCTCTTTGATTTTCAGAAAGTATTAACTGCGACTCTTACCGATTCGGATTTAGCGAGGAATTTGGACATCTATTTCATGTTTTGTGTGTTCCCCGAGGTCGATCTGCAACAGAAGAATCTGGGTACGTTGATGTCTGCTGGCGATCTTCTGGCCGCATTTGCCGCGACGAATAATGCGCTTACGGCTCTGGGCTATGCTGGCGGCACCAGAGAGGCGGCACCGAGAACGTGTCCAGACTTCTACAATATCCTCGTCGCGCCAGCGTTCACCGGGCCTGGTGCGGACTACACCAATGCCATGCGTCTCTTGCGTACGAAACTTCAGCTGACTGCTGCAAGTCCAATTGATGAGATCGGCTTGACTGATGACCTCCGGGCTAACCTCCTGCCAGTAGCTGGTCAGGACAGTACTCAGCTTATCAATAATGTCTTGTTGATCAATCGTTGGCGCCATGCGGAGCATGAAGATGCGAAGCGGAAGGCGGATCCCGCGGAAAGTATCCTGCTTGAACAGCGAGCGGTTCGTCAGGATTTGAAAGAACAGGCGTTCTCCCGATCGAATGTGGCGCAGAAGATGATTCCCATGCTACGGACCATTGTCGAGGCCATGGTGTATATCATGAGCCCATTTATTCTCATCCTCGCTATTTCTCCAGGGATGATGAAGATGGTCAGTCTCTACTGGAAGTGTTTTCTGTGGTTGCTCACATGGGGACCGTTATATGCGGTCATGAACTTCGTTTTGTTCCAAGAGGCTCGCTCCCGATTGGGTGGTCTGTTGGCTGCGGCTACGAGCGCCAATGTGAACATGGAAACGTATGATGCACTGAACGAGTTCATTGCAATGATGAATTCCACAGCCGCCGACTATGCATTTCTGGTTCCAGGCATTGGCTGGGCCTTGGTGTGGGGTGGGTCAGCGATCGGGAGTTCGTTTGGAGCCGGTGCCAAGACGGCGGAAGGTGCGGCGTCTTCAGTGGCATCGCAGTTTGCACGAGGGGAAGGCCGGGCACTTCTTGAAGGTCCAGCGTATCACACGGAGCCTGTCAGTCTTCCACGTGGTCAAGTGATCGGTCATGGGGTGGAGTCTGGTCCTCAATTCTCTATTCCTGTCGGAGCCGGGGGAGTCAGAGTCGACAATCAGAACGGGACCGCCGATATTTTTGATAGTCATGGCGGGGTGACGAAGCTGGGCTCGAACGGCACGGTGATATATCACGGGAGTGAGGGGCAATATACTCGTCGCGCAGACGGATCCTATGAGTCCGGTGTGTTCCGGCATAGCATGTTTGATTCTCACAGCGGCCAACAGGTTCAGGTCCAAACCTCTGTATTTGGAGACATGGTCGAAGACCGATTCACCTATACGGGGGGAGATGGGGTGGGGCGTTCCGTGATGGTTCAGCGGAATCAGAATAGTGGCGTCATCAGTGATCGAACAGAGCAGAGCATCCATGACGGGTTGCGTGAGAATCGGACTATTTCTGATAAGGGGTATGAATCGTTCAATCAGAGCGGCAATTTGATGCTGTGGCGGCATTATGGCGATCGGGTTGAGGCCGACCAAGCGTTAGTCACTGTGGCTGGTTTTCGTGAGTCCGGGATGAGCTCCGATCAACTAACCAACGCCACTATGCAGAGCACGATCGATGGTAAGTCGTTCCAGTCTGGAACGTTGGAAAAGAAGAATGGTCAGTGGCACTTTTTCGCGCAGCAGTTTGAGAAGGAAAAGGGAGGGAAGGAAACAGGCATTGCCGGTGGCCTGCAACGAACGATCCTTGGTGGGCCAGACCATGAACAGTTTTTCCTCGAGACGGGGAACAAGTCTTTCATGACGGTTGGTCCGTTTGGCCAGTCAGGTTTTATTGCAGGGTCTGTTCTCGCTCGAGGCACGGTCGATGATACGGATAAGGCCAATCCCAAGACCAATTATTCGAATTTCTCTGTCTCGGAGGATCGAGGAGGAATCACCCATACTGTATTTGGACAGGTTCGGAAGGACGAAGATGGCATGGAAAAGCTCTTTGTCTCTCACGAATCGTGGGAGCAAGGCTCCAAAGGAATGCAGCACGGTCCGCAAACCATTGGTGGATACACGTTCGAGGGAACGTTTACGGGTCTGACCGGAAAGGCGAATGACTCGAATGTTCCAACCTTGTTCAATGGGATGATCATGGATTCAAAGAATCCCAGCGCACAACCATTTCAGGCTTCTGCACTGTTAAAAGATGGAAAGGTGGCATTCCTGTCCGGGCAGGATGGCGACATCAAAACAAGTCACGAGAAGCGAACTCTTTCGGATGGAACGCAGCTGGAAGGCAC from Nitrospira sp. encodes:
- a CDS encoding conjugal transfer protein TraH, translated to MIGRTICIWFCVLTLLLLPVLSEAQSLDSSLQNMFTSWGTGVTTPPGSYQSQSKGYFSGGGVSVRTFQNSFNVFSVAPPRLSVGCQGIDVYLGAFSYGKLSRYVNLLTQIGTSAVLGYAFQLAMKAICPDCADVLNKIEAAARALNVAGRIQPCQTGNEIAKALSGDESAQNRLASRYGDAWQKMKEAGASIGDVFEDRDTTATQTTQQATTAMKGTTYDVTGNLVWDVLGLAGADDMTRRLIMSATGTVIVDDTGDVQTREPTLTFEQLVDTDTGDTVRVFDCGGTPECLTPTVVGDTTVQGFHNRVYDALTNIVTAIQAGTALAAADITLINMSPAPMYRMISEYGRDPQMADQIVRLSAEMIAADMAYQWMRWAGQEVSRNVDGMKKQKPEFPGDIAKFKTELRARLQLASTDLAKRAGMLNNLNQLMQLVKTEGQLKSRK
- a CDS encoding conjugal transfer protein TraG N-terminal domain-containing protein, with product MWDLYTYGNGDVISQVMLGLRIMMTTGRFESLFHLALLGFVLFGLVYYAFNRRAPMLPLFLGAIIILYASVRITVDVSVMDQVNPDVADVVVTGVPIAVALPAYVTGQVGFFVTQLVEASFAIPVQYTQGQSTYNRPLFDFQKVLTATLTDSDLARNLDIYFMFCVFPEVDLQQKNLGTLMSAGDLLAAFAATNNALTALGYAGGTREAAPRTCPDFYNILVAPAFTGPGADYTNAMRLLRTKLQLTAASPIDEIGLTDDLRANLLPVAGQDSTQLINNVLLINRWRHAEHEDAKRKADPAESILLEQRAVRQDLKEQAFSRSNVAQKMIPMLRTIVEAMVYIMSPFILILAISPGMMKMVSLYWKCFLWLLTWGPLYAVMNFVLFQEARSRLGGLLAAATSANVNMETYDALNEFIAMMNSTAADYAFLVPGIGWALVWGGSAIGSSFGAGAKTAEGAASSVASQFARGEGRALLEGPAYHTEPVSLPRGQVIGHGVESGPQFSIPVGAGGVRVDNQNGTADIFDSHGGVTKLGSNGTVIYHGSEGQYTRRADGSYESGVFRHSMFDSHSGQQVQVQTSVFGDMVEDRFTYTGGDGVGRSVMVQRNQNSGVISDRTEQSIHDGLRENRTISDKGYESFNQSGNLMLWRHYGDRVEADQALVTVAGFRESGMSSDQLTNATMQSTIDGKSFQSGTLEKKNGQWHFFAQQFEKEKGGKETGIAGGLQRTILGGPDHEQFFLETGNKSFMTVGPFGQSGFIAGSVLARGTVDDTDKANPKTNYSNFSVSEDRGGITHTVFGQVRKDEDGMEKLFVSHESWEQGSKGMQHGPQTIGGYTFEGTFTGLTGKANDSNVPTLFNGMIMDSKNPSAQPFQASALLKDGKVAFLSGQDGDIKTSHEKRTLSDGTQLEGTFTEVNGFGKDSSPVTLFNGKEKSLVEPERQVSGLLEGDKLVSMKGGSGIHTQDIGTDITPDGNIRRGVTDTYSGADGKNPMVRYDGVKEDSRTGEKTASRSTFLGGERIMEQDQRGYQKGVFDLVQEMYGHRKEGFGIDSFQGSFMVYDSNQGQEIPMYAQLFYQTGEDGTRVSDTPIGGIVRNTVDESYSSFITTESGEQVWGIKQGAQDMKRGISVGTFQSTMTAKTGEGGEIHTRELGKKIGKDGQRELLSHSVVSGFSRQHLNEDVSKGTFAVTDPKTGGSRKVNGWVARDPQTHQVMAYDVTDTGKGVIGEFRTSKEGKPVYSVREFTASPDGKGMVERTREVNQDYFVQNGYVTSNYRDQEGNVILSEGKKGTDHHDFNRVQFHSDSGSNLSVTQMVFKAMGTDMSNPSKVEEGIAYGIESGRLGIDGLNKFLILRGRGLGQSRRGGGIEGGGPTSGGHGPSGPGSGSPSGQGPQFLSSEQNKNEWMASYGSMLQNAAEFARMSVSSAVSAGHFAPDSPEAASYAATQAYESIKSQSRALVQGDEDISFPSMPRILDDQPSLLKSPSNGEGAPSARTRGSDRGSSQSSQPSPSRSNESVMK